The following proteins come from a genomic window of Hydractinia symbiolongicarpus strain clone_291-10 chromosome 2, HSymV2.1, whole genome shotgun sequence:
- the LOC130629669 gene encoding uncharacterized protein LOC130629669 isoform X2, producing MLKAKCVRLHEMDCNNKVNDDQGCGGRLEIMGSNGDKLPGVVISRVNNSLQCAAFGTHPNIQWSLNDKTISNDGNYTITEIWNQSPTTLYKSLLTFKSNIDKFLLRFGECDNQVNGKLKCTKEYMCADQYMFQNYFLPAKISSFVLSKIYEAPKNFSVLTQNATSVTFGWILNGKEYISKYRIECCQIRCAKIIFIDNISSTKAYATVHPLLPFTMYECKMKTFFSFASDMAVLLNSVVAVKTDTTVPSQPRELKAIIMSPSHVKLISKNSLHINGILKQYLVTLKGLKTYNSSFLHQKTIAINCTHFDIQNVYPGTTYFFNVKTENNAFVGPASNITTTVTPYDKPNAPPITVEKLGMQETVLTLNSASDETGPIRFYQLTIKKYWKLDCSYGLNNTTLMIETASTHVPLNVDIYKGVEDVTIAARNDLRAIGKATMVTSNTVSLKLSAGLS from the exons ATAAACTTCCTGGTGTTGTAATTAGCAGAGTAAACAACAGCTTACAATGTGCAGCATTTGGCACTCATCCAAACATACAATGGAGTTTAAATGacaaaacaatttcaaatgATGGAAATTATACAATCACTGAGATTTGGAACCAAAGCCCAACTACATTATATAAGTCATTACTCACTTTTAAGAGTAATATTGACAAGTTTTTGTTGAGATTTGGTGAATGTGATAATCAAGTGAATGGAAAATTGAAGTGTACCAAAGAATATATGTGTGCAGATCAGTACatgtttcaaaattattttctcccTGCTAAAATATCGTCATTTGTTCTGTCAAAAATTTACGAAG CACCAAAAAACTTTTCTGTACTTACTCAAAATGCAACATCTGTAACATTTGGATGGATTTTAAATGGAAAAGAATACATATCTAAATATAGAATTGAATGTTGCCAAATAAGATGTGCAAAGATTATTTTTATTGACAACATATCAAGCACAAAAGCGTATGCCACAGTTCATCCATTATTACCATTTACAATGTATGAATGTAAG ATGAAAACTTTTTTCTCATTTGCATCAGACATGGCAGTACTATTGAATTCTGTAGTTGCTGTAAAAACTGACACAACAG TACCGTCACAACCAAGAGAATTAAAAGCGATCATCATGTCACCCAGTCATGTAAAATTGATTTCGAAAAATTCACTTCATATTAATggtattttaaaacaatatctg gtTACCCTGAAGGGATTAAAGACATACAACTCATCCTTTTTACATCAAAAAACTATTGCCATCAACTGTACACACTTTGATATACAAAATGTTTATCCAGGAACAACCTACTTTTTTAATGTCAAAACAGAAAACAATGCTTTCGTAGGACCTGCTTCCAATATAACAACTACAGTTACTCCATATGACA AGCCCAATGCGCCACCCATAACTGTAGAAAAGCTCGGAATGCAAGAAACTGTTTTGACATTGAATTCAGCGTCAGATGAAACTGGACCAATACG TTTCTACCAACTAACCATTAAAAAATACTGGAAATTAGACTGTTCATATGGATTAAACAATACCACATTAATGATTGAAACAGCATCCACCCATGTGCCTCTAAATGTCGACATATACAAAGGTGTTGAAGATGTTACTATTGCTG caCGAAATGATTTAAGGGCAATTGGTAAGGCTACAATGGTTACCTCAAACACTGTTTCATTAAAATTATCCGCTGGGCTAAGCTAG
- the LOC130629669 gene encoding cytokine receptor-like isoform X3, giving the protein MLKAKCVRLHEMDCNNKVNDDQGCGGRLEIMGSNGAPKNFSVLTQNATSVTFGWILNGKEYISKYRIECCQIRCAKIIFIDNISSTKAYATVHPLLPFTMYECKMKTFFSFASDMAVLLNSVVAVKTDTTVPSQPRELKAIIMSPSHVKLISKNSLHINGILKQYLVTLKGLKTYNSSFLHQKTIAINCTHFDIQNVYPGTTYFFNVKTENNAFVGPASNITTTVTPYDKPNAPPITVEKLGMQETVLTLNSASDETGPIRFYQLTIKKYWKLDCSYGLNNTTLMIETASTHVPLNVDIYKGVEDVTIAGTIRKFSLTETYLFCWRAVLNETVSFWLYGSKPTCPWLKFCSSFQMCCVLFIFFIFFLINSL; this is encoded by the exons CACCAAAAAACTTTTCTGTACTTACTCAAAATGCAACATCTGTAACATTTGGATGGATTTTAAATGGAAAAGAATACATATCTAAATATAGAATTGAATGTTGCCAAATAAGATGTGCAAAGATTATTTTTATTGACAACATATCAAGCACAAAAGCGTATGCCACAGTTCATCCATTATTACCATTTACAATGTATGAATGTAAG ATGAAAACTTTTTTCTCATTTGCATCAGACATGGCAGTACTATTGAATTCTGTAGTTGCTGTAAAAACTGACACAACAG TACCGTCACAACCAAGAGAATTAAAAGCGATCATCATGTCACCCAGTCATGTAAAATTGATTTCGAAAAATTCACTTCATATTAATggtattttaaaacaatatctg gtTACCCTGAAGGGATTAAAGACATACAACTCATCCTTTTTACATCAAAAAACTATTGCCATCAACTGTACACACTTTGATATACAAAATGTTTATCCAGGAACAACCTACTTTTTTAATGTCAAAACAGAAAACAATGCTTTCGTAGGACCTGCTTCCAATATAACAACTACAGTTACTCCATATGACA AGCCCAATGCGCCACCCATAACTGTAGAAAAGCTCGGAATGCAAGAAACTGTTTTGACATTGAATTCAGCGTCAGATGAAACTGGACCAATACG TTTCTACCAACTAACCATTAAAAAATACTGGAAATTAGACTGTTCATATGGATTAAACAATACCACATTAATGATTGAAACAGCATCCACCCATGTGCCTCTAAATGTCGACATATACAAAGGTGTTGAAGATGTTACTATTGCTGGTACGATTAGAAAGTTCTCCCTCACAGAAACATATCTGTTTTGCTGGAGGGCAGTTTTAAATGAAACAGTAAGCTTTTGGttatatgggtcgaaacctacctgcccttggttaaagttctgttcatcttttcaaatgtgttgtgtcctttttattttttttatattttttttaattaattccttgtaa
- the LOC130629669 gene encoding uncharacterized protein LOC130629669 isoform X1 produces MLKAKCVRLHEMDCNNKVNDDQGCGGRLEIMGSNGDKLPGVVISRVNNSLQCAAFGTHPNIQWSLNDKTISNDGNYTITEIWNQSPTTLYKSLLTFKSNIDKFLLRFGECDNQVNGKLKCTKEYMCADQYMFQNYFLPAKISSFVLSKIYEAPKNFSVLTQNATSVTFGWILNGKEYISKYRIECCQIRCAKIIFIDNISSTKAYATVHPLLPFTMYECKMKTFFSFASDMAVLLNSVVAVKTDTTVPSQPRELKAIIMSPSHVKLISKNSLHINGILKQYLVTLKGLKTYNSSFLHQKTIAINCTHFDIQNVYPGTTYFFNVKTENNAFVGPASNITTTVTPYDKPNAPPITVEKLGMQETVLTLNSASDETGPIRFYQLTIKKYWKLDCSYGLNNTTLMIETASTHVPLNVDIYKGVEDVTIAGTIRKFSLTETYLFCWRAVLNETVSFWLYGSKPTCPWLKFCSSFQMCCVLFIFFIFFLINSL; encoded by the exons ATAAACTTCCTGGTGTTGTAATTAGCAGAGTAAACAACAGCTTACAATGTGCAGCATTTGGCACTCATCCAAACATACAATGGAGTTTAAATGacaaaacaatttcaaatgATGGAAATTATACAATCACTGAGATTTGGAACCAAAGCCCAACTACATTATATAAGTCATTACTCACTTTTAAGAGTAATATTGACAAGTTTTTGTTGAGATTTGGTGAATGTGATAATCAAGTGAATGGAAAATTGAAGTGTACCAAAGAATATATGTGTGCAGATCAGTACatgtttcaaaattattttctcccTGCTAAAATATCGTCATTTGTTCTGTCAAAAATTTACGAAG CACCAAAAAACTTTTCTGTACTTACTCAAAATGCAACATCTGTAACATTTGGATGGATTTTAAATGGAAAAGAATACATATCTAAATATAGAATTGAATGTTGCCAAATAAGATGTGCAAAGATTATTTTTATTGACAACATATCAAGCACAAAAGCGTATGCCACAGTTCATCCATTATTACCATTTACAATGTATGAATGTAAG ATGAAAACTTTTTTCTCATTTGCATCAGACATGGCAGTACTATTGAATTCTGTAGTTGCTGTAAAAACTGACACAACAG TACCGTCACAACCAAGAGAATTAAAAGCGATCATCATGTCACCCAGTCATGTAAAATTGATTTCGAAAAATTCACTTCATATTAATggtattttaaaacaatatctg gtTACCCTGAAGGGATTAAAGACATACAACTCATCCTTTTTACATCAAAAAACTATTGCCATCAACTGTACACACTTTGATATACAAAATGTTTATCCAGGAACAACCTACTTTTTTAATGTCAAAACAGAAAACAATGCTTTCGTAGGACCTGCTTCCAATATAACAACTACAGTTACTCCATATGACA AGCCCAATGCGCCACCCATAACTGTAGAAAAGCTCGGAATGCAAGAAACTGTTTTGACATTGAATTCAGCGTCAGATGAAACTGGACCAATACG TTTCTACCAACTAACCATTAAAAAATACTGGAAATTAGACTGTTCATATGGATTAAACAATACCACATTAATGATTGAAACAGCATCCACCCATGTGCCTCTAAATGTCGACATATACAAAGGTGTTGAAGATGTTACTATTGCTGGTACGATTAGAAAGTTCTCCCTCACAGAAACATATCTGTTTTGCTGGAGGGCAGTTTTAAATGAAACAGTAAGCTTTTGGttatatgggtcgaaacctacctgcccttggttaaagttctgttcatcttttcaaatgtgttgtgtcctttttattttttttatattttttttaattaattccttgtaa